In one window of Streptomyces griseus subsp. griseus DNA:
- a CDS encoding NCS2 family permease — protein sequence MTQQSVEPKTSPEAAGPGSRVPAGRSWLDRYFHISERGSTVAREVRGGVTTFMAMAYILLLNPLILGGEDVNGNLLSQPGLITATAFAAAATTLLMGFVGKVPLALAAGLSVSGVLASQVAPNMTWPQAMGMCVIYGVVICLLVVTGLREMIMNAIPLALKHGITMGIGLFIALIGLYKAGFVHQGTATPVSLGPAGELAGWPVLIFCVTLLLIFMLQARNIPGAILIGIIVGTLVAIVINAIVDIDAKSWSSGPPALEGSAVATPDFSLFGNVEFGGWGDVGVMTVGMIVFTLVLAGFFDAMATIIGVGTEAKLADEKGRMPGLSKALFIDGAGGVIGGVASGSGQTVFVESATGVGEGARTGLASAVTGLFFAACLFFTPLTAIVPTEVASAALVVIGAMMMQNARHVDWSDRSVAIPVFLTVVLMPFTYTITTGVAAGVIAYSAIKLAQGRAREVGAFMWGLTVIFLVFFALNPIESWLGVH from the coding sequence ATGACCCAGCAGTCAGTGGAACCGAAGACCAGTCCGGAAGCCGCGGGCCCCGGCTCGCGCGTCCCCGCCGGAAGATCATGGCTCGACCGGTACTTCCACATATCCGAACGAGGCTCCACGGTCGCGCGTGAGGTGCGCGGCGGCGTCACGACCTTCATGGCCATGGCGTACATCCTCCTGCTCAATCCGCTGATCCTCGGCGGGGAGGACGTCAACGGCAACCTCCTCAGCCAGCCGGGCCTGATCACCGCGACCGCCTTCGCGGCGGCCGCGACCACCCTGCTCATGGGCTTCGTCGGCAAGGTGCCCCTGGCGCTCGCCGCCGGACTCAGCGTCTCCGGTGTGCTCGCCTCGCAGGTCGCGCCGAACATGACCTGGCCGCAGGCCATGGGCATGTGTGTGATCTACGGTGTGGTGATCTGCCTCCTGGTGGTCACCGGCCTCCGCGAGATGATCATGAACGCGATCCCGCTCGCGCTCAAGCACGGCATCACCATGGGCATCGGGCTCTTCATCGCCCTCATCGGCCTCTACAAGGCCGGCTTCGTCCACCAGGGCACGGCCACCCCCGTCTCCCTCGGCCCGGCCGGTGAACTCGCCGGCTGGCCCGTACTGATCTTCTGCGTGACCCTGCTCCTCATCTTCATGCTCCAGGCGCGCAACATCCCCGGCGCGATCCTGATCGGCATCATCGTCGGCACGCTGGTCGCCATCGTCATCAACGCGATCGTCGACATCGACGCGAAGTCCTGGAGCAGCGGCCCGCCCGCCCTGGAGGGCAGCGCGGTCGCCACCCCCGACTTCTCGCTCTTCGGCAACGTCGAGTTCGGCGGCTGGGGCGACGTCGGCGTGATGACCGTCGGCATGATCGTCTTCACCCTGGTGCTGGCCGGCTTCTTCGACGCGATGGCCACCATCATCGGCGTCGGCACCGAGGCCAAGCTCGCCGACGAGAAGGGCCGTATGCCGGGCCTGTCCAAGGCGCTGTTCATCGACGGCGCCGGCGGCGTCATCGGCGGTGTCGCCTCGGGCTCCGGCCAGACGGTCTTCGTCGAGTCGGCCACCGGCGTCGGGGAGGGGGCCCGGACCGGGCTCGCCTCCGCCGTCACCGGCCTCTTCTTCGCCGCCTGCCTCTTCTTCACCCCGCTCACCGCGATCGTGCCGACCGAGGTGGCCTCCGCCGCCCTCGTCGTCATCGGCGCGATGATGATGCAGAACGCCCGGCACGTGGACTGGAGCGACCGTTCCGTCGCCATCCCGGTCTTCCTGACCGTGGTCCTGATGCCCTTCACCTACACCATCACCACCGGTGTCGCCGCGGGTGTCATCGCCTACTCCGCGATCAAGCTCGCCCAGGGCCGGGCCCGCGAGGTCGGGGCCTTCATGTGGGGGCTGACGGTGATCTTCCTCGTCTTCTTCGCCCTCAACCCGATCGAGAGCTGGCTCGGCGTCCACTGA
- a CDS encoding XdhC family protein: MLDIAEELHRWVSQGREFAVATVVAVGGSAPRQPGAALAVDADGTAIGSVSGGCVEGAVYELCRQALEDGHSVRERFGYSDEDAFAVGLTCGGVIDILVTPVRADDPARPVFAAALAAAAEGAAAALARVTEGPGELLGLPLLVRPDGSYEGGLGGHPALDRTAAAETRALLDAGRTGPLAIGAEGSRCGRPVQLLVESSVPPPRMIVFGAIDFASALVRAGKFLGYRVTVCDARPVFATAARFPEADEIVVDWPHRYLADTGTDARTVLCVLTHDAKFDVPLLEAALRLPVAYVGAMGSRRTHLERDERLREVGLTDRELSRLHSPIGLDLGARTPEETALSIAAEIVAVRRGGSGVPLTGAHTPIHHDSSGQPLASVA; encoded by the coding sequence ATGCTGGACATCGCCGAAGAGCTTCACCGGTGGGTCTCGCAGGGACGCGAGTTCGCCGTCGCCACGGTGGTGGCGGTCGGCGGCAGCGCGCCCCGGCAGCCGGGTGCCGCCCTCGCGGTCGACGCCGACGGAACGGCCATCGGCTCCGTCTCCGGCGGATGTGTGGAGGGGGCGGTCTACGAGCTGTGCCGACAGGCCCTGGAGGACGGCCACTCCGTCCGCGAGCGCTTCGGCTACAGCGACGAGGACGCCTTCGCGGTCGGACTGACCTGCGGCGGCGTCATCGACATCCTGGTCACACCGGTACGGGCGGACGACCCAGCCCGCCCGGTGTTCGCCGCGGCGCTCGCGGCCGCCGCGGAGGGGGCGGCGGCCGCCCTGGCCCGCGTCACGGAGGGCCCCGGCGAACTGCTCGGCCTCCCGCTCCTGGTCCGGCCCGACGGGAGTTACGAGGGCGGGCTCGGCGGCCACCCGGCGCTGGACCGGACCGCCGCGGCCGAGACCCGGGCCCTGCTGGACGCGGGCCGCACCGGACCGCTCGCCATCGGCGCGGAGGGCTCCCGCTGCGGCCGCCCGGTCCAGCTCCTGGTCGAGTCCAGCGTGCCGCCGCCCCGCATGATCGTGTTCGGTGCGATCGACTTCGCCTCCGCCCTCGTCCGGGCCGGGAAGTTCCTCGGCTACCGGGTCACCGTCTGCGACGCCCGCCCCGTCTTCGCCACCGCCGCCCGCTTCCCCGAGGCCGACGAGATCGTCGTCGACTGGCCCCACCGCTACCTCGCGGACACCGGGACCGATGCCCGTACGGTGCTCTGCGTCCTCACCCACGACGCCAAGTTCGACGTGCCCCTGCTGGAGGCCGCCCTGCGCCTCCCGGTCGCCTACGTCGGCGCGATGGGCTCGCGCCGCACCCACCTGGAGCGCGACGAGCGCCTCCGCGAGGTCGGCCTCACCGACCGCGAACTCTCCCGGCTCCACTCGCCGATCGGCCTCGACCTCGGAGCCCGTACGCCGGAGGAGACGGCCCTGTCCATCGCCGCCGAGATCGTCGCGGTCCGGCGCGGCGGCAGCGGCGTACCGCTCACCGGGGCCCACACCCCCATCCACCACGACAGCAGCGGCCAGCCGCTGGCATCGGTGGCCTGA
- a CDS encoding peptidoglycan-binding protein, protein MPRSPVPRTRARASVLAALTVTALVAAGQPASAAPAPPAAEPLNRAFDRAAQEYGVPRDLLAAVGYGESRLDGHAGRPSQANGYGVMHLASNPENRSLEKAAALTGEPADRLRRDTAANILGGAAVLRDHADRLGLDRAERRDVNAWYPAVARYSEAEGPAAALYADTVFTFLAQGLDATAPGGEKVRVPSRPVAPEKEGVSATGVYAQSPDYPSGLWVPAYSGNFVVGRKATVDKVIIHTTQGSYAGSISWYQNPASEVSAHYTIRSSDGEVTQSVREKDTAWHAGSVNSSSVGIEHEGYVDNPAWYTEAMYRSSAALTKHLAARYSIPKDRSHIIGHSEAPGATHTDPGPNWDWNYYMQLVGGSPGTGGDSLTFPSYAVQQSGSSGPQVKAIQQLLNAQGYTAGTADGIFGPTTRSATQAFQRARSLTADGAVGPKTWTALLSAGTTPALARGSSGDAVKRLQRSLTAALGTTVGVDGSFGPTTETAVRDYQTGRGLSVDGKVGPATWGALQAGR, encoded by the coding sequence ATGCCCAGAAGCCCCGTCCCCCGTACCCGGGCGCGCGCGTCCGTCCTGGCAGCCCTCACGGTCACGGCCCTGGTCGCCGCCGGCCAGCCCGCGTCCGCAGCCCCCGCCCCGCCCGCAGCCGAACCGCTGAACCGGGCCTTCGACCGGGCGGCGCAGGAGTACGGCGTACCGCGCGATCTGCTCGCCGCCGTCGGTTACGGCGAGAGCCGCCTCGACGGCCACGCGGGGCGGCCCAGCCAGGCGAACGGCTACGGCGTGATGCACCTGGCGAGCAACCCGGAGAACCGCTCCCTGGAGAAGGCCGCCGCGCTGACCGGCGAACCGGCCGACCGGCTGCGCCGGGACACCGCGGCGAACATCCTCGGCGGCGCCGCCGTCCTGCGCGACCACGCCGACCGCCTCGGCCTGGACCGCGCGGAGCGGCGCGATGTGAACGCCTGGTACCCGGCGGTCGCCCGGTACAGCGAGGCCGAGGGCCCGGCGGCGGCGCTCTACGCGGACACGGTGTTCACGTTCCTCGCCCAGGGGCTGGACGCGACGGCGCCCGGCGGCGAGAAGGTCCGCGTCCCCTCCCGCCCGGTCGCCCCGGAGAAGGAGGGGGTCTCCGCCACCGGGGTCTACGCGCAGAGCCCCGACTACCCCTCGGGCCTCTGGGTCCCCGCGTACTCCGGGAACTTCGTCGTCGGCCGCAAGGCGACCGTCGACAAGGTGATCATCCACACGACGCAGGGTTCGTACGCCGGCTCCATCAGCTGGTACCAGAACCCGGCCTCCGAGGTCAGCGCGCACTACACGATCCGCTCCTCGGACGGCGAGGTCACCCAGTCGGTCCGGGAGAAGGACACCGCCTGGCACGCCGGCAGCGTCAACTCCTCGTCCGTGGGGATCGAGCACGAGGGATACGTCGACAACCCGGCCTGGTACACGGAGGCGATGTACCGCTCCTCCGCCGCGCTCACCAAGCACCTCGCCGCGCGGTACAGCATCCCGAAGGACCGTTCGCACATCATCGGCCACAGCGAGGCGCCGGGGGCCACGCACACCGACCCCGGGCCCAACTGGGACTGGAACTACTACATGCAGCTGGTCGGGGGCAGCCCCGGCACCGGCGGTGACAGCCTGACCTTCCCCTCGTACGCCGTCCAGCAGTCGGGCTCGTCCGGCCCGCAGGTGAAGGCGATCCAGCAGCTGCTCAACGCCCAGGGGTACACGGCCGGCACGGCGGACGGCATCTTCGGCCCGACCACCAGGAGCGCCACCCAGGCGTTCCAGCGGGCCCGCTCCCTGACCGCCGACGGCGCGGTCGGCCCGAAGACCTGGACGGCCCTGCTCTCCGCCGGCACCACCCCCGCCCTCGCGCGCGGCAGCTCCGGCGACGCGGTGAAGCGCCTCCAGCGCTCCCTGACGGCGGCGCTCGGCACCACGGTGGGCGTCGACGGCAGCTTCGGCCCGACGACGGAGACGGCCGTGCGCGACTACCAGACCGGCCGCGGCCTGAGCGTCGACGGCAAGGTGGGCCCGGCCACGTGGGGGGCGTTGCAGGCCGGGCGCTGA
- a CDS encoding nitroreductase family protein — protein MTIETVQADPSALGGPALFDTMSTMRAMRRLKPDAVPDETIHQLIQAAVWGPSGGNMQCYEYVVVTDRQVMARLAPLWKRCVDSYLATTGKHAPQGMDEAAYGRMVAAIEYQRDHFADTPVLVVPCYRFPEPRLDEEGLALSARALGPEASERMMASQTRFQALAEGSCVYPGVQNLLLAARGLGLAANITIWHLFLEQEWKSELGIPEDMATFAAVPVGWPQGNFGPVRRRPVADVIHRDRW, from the coding sequence ATGACCATCGAAACGGTTCAGGCCGACCCGTCCGCCCTCGGCGGCCCCGCTCTCTTCGACACCATGTCCACCATGCGCGCCATGCGCCGCCTCAAGCCGGACGCGGTCCCGGACGAGACGATCCATCAGCTCATACAGGCCGCCGTCTGGGGGCCCAGCGGCGGCAACATGCAGTGTTACGAGTACGTCGTGGTGACGGACCGCCAGGTGATGGCCCGGCTCGCACCGCTGTGGAAGCGGTGCGTGGACTCCTACCTCGCGACGACCGGGAAGCACGCGCCCCAGGGCATGGACGAGGCGGCGTACGGGCGGATGGTGGCGGCGATCGAGTACCAGCGCGACCACTTCGCCGATACGCCGGTGCTGGTCGTGCCGTGCTACCGCTTCCCGGAGCCGCGCCTCGACGAGGAGGGGCTGGCTCTCTCCGCGCGGGCGCTGGGCCCGGAGGCGAGTGAGCGGATGATGGCCTCTCAGACCCGGTTCCAGGCGCTGGCGGAGGGCTCCTGCGTCTATCCGGGCGTCCAGAACCTGCTGCTCGCCGCCCGGGGGCTCGGGCTTGCGGCGAACATCACCATCTGGCACCTGTTCCTGGAGCAGGAGTGGAAGTCGGAGCTGGGCATCCCGGAGGACATGGCGACGTTCGCCGCTGTTCCGGTGGGGTGGCCGCAGGGCAACTTCGGTCCGGTGCGGCGCCGCCCGGTGGCGGACGTCATCCACCGCGACCGCTGGTAG
- a CDS encoding GOLPH3/VPS74 family protein, whose product MTTAKDLFIIAMDPRPERSVGQGDLSLALAGAELIDLIDAGALTVDEDRIVPGGPSTPRDGLLGEAAALLTRQQPYERIEDWLWRRGRDLSAAYQAALEEAGELTRERSGLLSFGSKRVAPADTPARRGAAERWEAREPVLAALASAVGVEGGRPEEETGTDGTGTGEPGFDEPGFDDAVTAVVTAVHDAVMELEAVRQRRTIENSAFANLWRGP is encoded by the coding sequence ATGACGACGGCGAAAGACCTGTTCATCATCGCCATGGATCCGAGGCCGGAGCGTTCCGTGGGGCAGGGCGACCTGTCGCTCGCACTCGCGGGGGCCGAGCTGATCGATCTGATCGACGCGGGCGCCCTCACCGTGGACGAGGACCGCATCGTGCCGGGCGGGCCGTCGACGCCGCGGGACGGGCTCCTGGGCGAGGCGGCGGCGCTGCTCACCCGGCAGCAGCCGTACGAGCGCATCGAGGACTGGCTGTGGCGCCGGGGCCGGGACCTCTCGGCCGCGTACCAGGCCGCATTGGAGGAAGCCGGTGAGCTGACCCGGGAGCGGAGCGGCCTGCTCTCCTTCGGCTCGAAGCGCGTGGCGCCGGCCGACACCCCCGCCCGTCGCGGGGCGGCCGAGCGCTGGGAGGCGCGGGAGCCCGTCCTGGCCGCCCTCGCCTCGGCGGTGGGCGTCGAAGGCGGACGGCCCGAGGAGGAGACCGGGACCGACGGAACCGGCACCGGCGAACCCGGCTTCGACGAACCCGGCTTCGACGACGCGGTGACGGCCGTGGTGACCGCCGTCCACGACGCGGTGATGGAGCTGGAGGCGGTCCGCCAGCGGCGGACCATCGAGAACTCGGCCTTCGCCAACCTGTGGCGCGGCCCCTGA
- a CDS encoding nitroreductase family deazaflavin-dependent oxidoreductase: MAAEADGAAEAEVSPTGWVARQAELYESSGGTKGTTQLGVPCLLMDYVGRRSGVVRRTVLMYGRDGEDYLIVASNGGSDRPPLWYLNLRADPEVGLRVGTERFPAVASTLPAEEKARVWPGLVALFPRYAQYQAGTERDIPVVRLTRT; this comes from the coding sequence ATGGCGGCGGAAGCGGACGGAGCGGCGGAGGCCGAGGTCAGCCCCACCGGCTGGGTGGCCCGGCAGGCGGAGCTGTACGAGTCGTCCGGCGGCACGAAGGGCACGACGCAGCTCGGGGTCCCCTGTCTGCTGATGGACTACGTGGGGCGGCGCAGCGGGGTCGTGCGGCGGACGGTGCTGATGTACGGGCGGGACGGTGAGGACTATCTGATCGTGGCCTCCAACGGCGGCTCGGACCGCCCGCCGCTCTGGTACCTGAACCTCCGGGCCGACCCCGAGGTCGGGCTCCGCGTGGGGACCGAGCGCTTCCCGGCCGTCGCGTCGACCCTCCCGGCCGAGGAGAAGGCCCGGGTCTGGCCGGGTCTGGTGGCGCTGTTCCCGCGCTACGCGCAGTACCAGGCGGGCACCGAGCGCGACATCCCGGTGGTCCGGCTGACCAGGACCTGA
- a CDS encoding acyl carrier protein, which yields MTTSEEISALLVAKFGTDPEALRPDVPLHRLRLDSLALEELRLLIEDRLDVDLEDVALTSRDTLGRLIEVVHVKATA from the coding sequence ATGACCACCTCGGAAGAGATCAGCGCCCTGCTGGTAGCGAAGTTCGGAACCGACCCCGAGGCGCTGCGCCCCGACGTTCCGCTGCACCGGCTGCGGCTGGACTCCCTCGCCCTGGAGGAGCTGCGGCTGCTCATCGAGGACCGGCTGGACGTCGACCTGGAGGACGTCGCGCTCACCTCGCGCGACACCCTCGGCCGGCTGATCGAGGTCGTCCACGTCAAGGCGACCGCATGA
- a CDS encoding beta-ketoacyl-[acyl-carrier-protein] synthase family protein, giving the protein MSAPAAPAPYRRTPLAPFAAAVTGVGLVTAAGTGARAAWRGVTEGLTPSVGPRPELDGLPCDFFYSVTDCDPREVLGVAAQRLMDRFAQLAVIAAREAVADAGLDPAVWDGGRVGIVIGSAHGGLPFYDEQHAVLAGRGARRVSPKLAPLSVVNGAASSVSLDLGVQGPSQAVSTACSSGTVAIGTAHQMLRSGACDIVIAGGAESTCTRLLIASACSLKAVSTRREDPTAACRPFDTHRDGFVVGEGAGLLVLEHPEHARARGATVRAQVNGYGASSDAHSAVAPDPEGLGIERALRTALLDAGLSPADVGHVNAHGTSTLSNDLIEATMLRRVLGESPLVTSTKAMTGHTLGAAGGIEAALTVLALQHQLVPPTVNLDAPDPQIAMDVVAKEARSASFDCAVKTSLGFGGHNAALVLTRA; this is encoded by the coding sequence ATGAGCGCGCCGGCGGCCCCCGCGCCCTACCGCCGCACGCCGCTCGCCCCGTTCGCCGCCGCCGTCACCGGGGTCGGTCTGGTCACCGCGGCCGGTACGGGCGCCCGGGCGGCCTGGCGCGGCGTCACCGAGGGCCTCACCCCCTCCGTCGGCCCCCGGCCCGAACTCGACGGCCTGCCCTGCGACTTCTTCTACTCCGTCACCGACTGCGACCCGCGCGAGGTGCTCGGGGTGGCCGCCCAGCGGCTGATGGACCGCTTCGCCCAGCTCGCCGTCATCGCCGCCCGTGAGGCGGTCGCGGACGCCGGTCTGGACCCGGCCGTCTGGGACGGCGGCCGCGTCGGCATCGTCATCGGCTCCGCCCACGGCGGGCTGCCCTTCTACGACGAGCAGCACGCGGTCCTCGCCGGGCGCGGCGCCCGCCGGGTCTCCCCGAAGCTCGCGCCCCTCAGCGTGGTCAACGGCGCGGCCAGCAGCGTCAGTCTGGACCTCGGCGTCCAGGGCCCCAGCCAGGCCGTCTCCACCGCCTGCTCCTCCGGCACCGTCGCCATCGGCACCGCCCACCAGATGCTCCGCTCCGGGGCCTGCGACATCGTCATCGCGGGCGGCGCCGAATCCACCTGCACCCGCCTCCTGATCGCCAGCGCGTGCAGCCTCAAGGCCGTCTCCACCCGCCGCGAGGACCCCACGGCCGCCTGCCGCCCCTTCGACACCCACCGGGACGGCTTCGTCGTCGGCGAGGGCGCGGGCCTCCTCGTCCTGGAACACCCCGAGCACGCCCGCGCCCGCGGTGCCACCGTCCGCGCGCAGGTGAACGGTTACGGGGCCTCCAGCGACGCCCACTCCGCCGTCGCCCCGGACCCCGAAGGCCTCGGCATCGAACGGGCCCTGCGCACCGCCCTCCTGGACGCCGGGCTCTCCCCGGCCGACGTCGGACACGTCAACGCCCACGGCACCTCGACGCTCTCCAACGACCTCATCGAGGCGACCATGCTCCGCCGCGTCCTCGGCGAGAGCCCCCTGGTCACCTCCACCAAGGCGATGACCGGCCACACCCTCGGCGCGGCCGGCGGCATCGAGGCCGCGCTGACCGTGCTCGCCCTCCAGCACCAACTGGTCCCGCCCACGGTCAACTTGGACGCCCCCGACCCGCAGATCGCGATGGACGTCGTCGCCAAGGAGGCCCGTAGCGCCTCCTTCGACTGCGCGGTGAAGACCTCGCTCGGCTTCGGCGGCCACAACGCGGCACTCGTCCTCACCAGGGCCTGA
- a CDS encoding alpha/beta fold hydrolase: MPEEIIRTLSVDGVRYGYRVLPYDRSGGAAPVTEPALVLGGALQGMYGWPQMDDHLGPATDVVTADLPGMGSADPLPPGPSADILRRAVLGIADDLGAPRLNLFGFSYGTAIAFGFAQRHPERVARLVLGGVPVHIDAAQVARWERAREVLAGGDREGFAALAADALMCLDPERVVHRRELARRYVRRSFLHALTHSPHATNSLYRALADRPDFSGGLSGVPALVFAGEHDTVTSPQRQREFAATIEGSRFLTIDESDHWVVLERAIEVAELVSAFFTEARTGTETHGRPGAAPVSLPRQAGAPVGRT; encoded by the coding sequence ATGCCCGAGGAGATCATCCGGACGCTGTCCGTGGACGGAGTCCGTTACGGCTACCGCGTCCTGCCGTACGACCGCAGCGGTGGCGCGGCCCCCGTCACCGAACCCGCGCTCGTCCTCGGCGGTGCCCTCCAGGGCATGTACGGCTGGCCCCAGATGGACGACCACCTGGGCCCGGCCACCGACGTGGTCACCGCCGACCTGCCCGGCATGGGCTCCGCCGACCCGTTGCCGCCCGGCCCCAGCGCCGACATCCTGCGCCGGGCCGTCCTGGGAATCGCCGACGACCTGGGCGCCCCCCGGCTGAACCTCTTCGGCTTCTCGTACGGCACCGCCATCGCCTTCGGCTTCGCCCAGCGCCACCCCGAGCGGGTGGCGCGGCTCGTCCTCGGCGGCGTACCGGTCCATATCGACGCCGCCCAGGTGGCGCGCTGGGAGCGGGCGCGGGAGGTGCTGGCGGGCGGGGACCGTGAGGGGTTCGCGGCGCTGGCCGCCGATGCGCTGATGTGCCTGGACCCCGAACGGGTCGTGCACAGGCGGGAGTTGGCCCGCCGCTATGTGCGCCGCTCGTTCCTGCACGCGCTCACCCACTCGCCGCACGCGACCAATTCGCTCTACCGGGCGCTGGCCGACCGGCCGGACTTCTCCGGCGGGCTCAGCGGTGTACCGGCGCTGGTCTTCGCCGGGGAGCACGACACGGTCACCTCGCCGCAGCGGCAGCGGGAGTTCGCTGCGACGATCGAGGGCAGCCGGTTCCTGACGATCGACGAGTCCGACCACTGGGTGGTCCTGGAGCGGGCGATCGAGGTGGCGGAGCTGGTGTCAGCCTTCTTCACGGAAGCGCGGACGGGGACGGAGACGCATGGGCGGCCCGGAGCCGCTCCCGTCAGTCTGCCGCGCCAGGCGGGTGCCCCGGTGGGCCGGACCTGA
- a CDS encoding glycoside hydrolase family 5 protein → MYQRPTPPTEPAPTAGRRRFTRKALLAASALGVVTALLAPVRAGAAPAPAPAAAPTAATPLAANGQLKVCGRQLCNASGQAVALNGMSTHGTQWYAQCVTDGSLNALANDWRADVLRVSTYVQEGGYETDPAGFTARAQKFIDAAHARGMYAVIDWHMLTPGDPNANLARAKTFFTAMAKKYKDHPGVLYEIANEPSGVSWSAIKSYSEQIIPVIRAQDPDAVVLVGTRAWSSFGVSEGSNESEVVNNPVRASNIMYTFHFYAASHREEYLNTLDRASDKLPVFVTEFGTQNYAGEGANDFTMSQRYLDLMKRKKISWTNWNYSDDHRSGAVFKTGTCNGSNWTGTGVLKEAGVWIRERIRQ, encoded by the coding sequence ATGTACCAGCGCCCCACTCCCCCCACCGAGCCCGCCCCCACGGCCGGCCGGCGCAGATTCACCCGGAAGGCCCTGCTCGCCGCCTCGGCGCTCGGCGTGGTCACCGCACTCCTGGCCCCCGTCCGCGCCGGGGCCGCCCCCGCCCCGGCCCCCGCCGCCGCCCCCACGGCAGCGACACCGCTCGCCGCCAACGGCCAGCTCAAGGTCTGCGGCCGGCAGCTCTGCAACGCCTCGGGCCAGGCCGTCGCCCTCAACGGCATGAGCACCCACGGCACCCAGTGGTACGCCCAGTGCGTCACCGACGGGTCGCTCAACGCCCTGGCCAACGACTGGCGCGCCGACGTGCTGCGCGTCTCCACCTACGTACAGGAGGGCGGGTACGAGACCGACCCGGCCGGGTTCACCGCCCGGGCGCAGAAGTTCATCGACGCGGCGCACGCGCGCGGCATGTACGCGGTCATCGACTGGCACATGCTCACCCCGGGCGACCCGAACGCGAACCTCGCGCGGGCCAAGACCTTCTTCACCGCGATGGCGAAGAAGTACAAGGACCACCCGGGCGTGCTCTACGAGATCGCCAACGAGCCCTCGGGGGTGAGCTGGTCGGCCATCAAGTCCTACTCCGAGCAGATCATCCCGGTCATCCGGGCGCAGGACCCCGACGCGGTGGTCCTGGTCGGGACGCGCGCCTGGTCCTCGTTCGGGGTCTCGGAGGGCTCCAACGAGTCCGAGGTGGTGAACAACCCGGTCCGCGCCTCGAACATCATGTACACCTTCCACTTCTACGCGGCGTCGCACCGCGAGGAGTACCTCAACACCCTGGACCGGGCCTCGGACAAACTCCCCGTCTTCGTCACGGAGTTCGGCACACAGAACTACGCGGGCGAGGGCGCCAACGACTTCACGATGTCGCAGCGCTACCTCGACCTGATGAAGCGCAAGAAGATCTCCTGGACCAACTGGAACTACTCCGACGACCACCGCTCCGGTGCCGTCTTCAAGACCGGCACCTGCAACGGCTCCAACTGGACCGGGACCGGGGTGCTCAAGGAGGCCGGGGTCTGGATCCGCGAGCGCATCCGCCAGTGA
- a CDS encoding VOC family protein: MTVEKTSVLVLDCAEPMELAEFYAGLLDAEIRIGSDPDFVEIVGNDGVRLAIRRDHGYAPPSWPRPEDSQQAHLRILVSRDDIDEAEREAVSLGARPVDTGDSNSGPRDVRVYGDPAGHSFSLAVYPLPQD; encoded by the coding sequence ATGACTGTGGAGAAAACGAGCGTTCTCGTCCTCGACTGTGCCGAACCGATGGAGCTGGCCGAGTTCTACGCCGGTCTGCTGGATGCGGAGATACGGATCGGCTCCGACCCCGACTTCGTGGAGATCGTCGGCAACGACGGCGTCCGGCTGGCGATCCGCCGGGACCACGGCTACGCACCTCCGAGCTGGCCCCGGCCGGAGGACTCCCAACAGGCCCACCTGCGGATTCTGGTGAGCCGCGACGACATCGACGAGGCCGAACGCGAAGCGGTCTCCCTCGGGGCCCGGCCCGTCGACACCGGTGACAGCAACAGCGGTCCGCGCGATGTCCGCGTGTACGGGGATCCGGCGGGCCACTCGTTCTCGCTCGCGGTGTACCCACTGCCGCAGGACTGA